In the Flavobacterium sp. 90 genome, AAAAATATATTTTGATTTTGAGAAGGTAATCGTCGAACAGAACGATTATGAATTGTACAGTATGTACCAATATCGGTTAGATTTTTTTAATCAGTTTACTCAGGATTTAGACTATTGGAAACCGGATTTAGGATATGCATTTAACTGCGGAGTATTAGGTTTTAGAGACCTTGAACTTCGGGATAAGTTTTTAAAAGCTTTTTATGCTTTGGAGGAAATTTTTATAAAAAATAATAATCCGGGAATAACAAAAGTAGAACCTTGTATTGTTTTAGAACAATATAATCTTGCAGCATTATTACATCATCATAATATAAAACCAACATTATTACTGTGGAAAAAAAACTTGTTCGAAAACAGTCAGCTCGCAGATAAAATTGGTTACACACACATTGCGGGTCAAAAAAAATACAGAATTGAAATTGTTCAGGAAATAGAAAACAGACTTTCTAAACTGTTTCCATATTGGTACAAAGAGGTAAAAAATGCCTTGGCAAAAGAAGGTATTGTTTAAAAACTATAAATAGCTAAATATGAAACAACGACACAAGATGATTTATAGCCTTGATGTGCTTCCTATAACAAATAATCGATGGAATATGGGAGACAAACTAAAGGAAACAATCTATATGACTGCGCTAAGTATCTTATATAGCCATTTGTGGTATGATGAAATTGAGCTTTATGTAGATGAAATAGGCTTTAAGTTTCTATATATGCTTCCGTGTGCTGTTACCAAAGTGCAAAATGATAACAGAATAGAACTTTGGATGAAATCTAAAATTAATGCTATGGAACTACAAACAAAACCATTTGTTCATGTAGACACCGACATATTTATTAAGAAAAAAATAGATTTTAGTTTTGATGATGTAATAGTAGAACGCAAAGAAGATACTTATGAAGTTCATTACAAAAAGCAAGTAGAATTCTTTAATAAATACACCAATAACTTGCCTTATTGGCACAACAATTTGGGCTATTCTTATAATTGCGGAATATTTGGTTTTAACGATCTCAAGCTTCGCGATGAATTTATAAAAAGCTATTATGACTTGGAGAAAATATACGTCGAAAACCAAAACAGCTTTTCTGTATTGAAACAAGAAGGTTATGAGACTTGTATTTTAATCGAACAATATACGCTTGCATCGCTATTGAATTATAAAAACAATAATCCTACAACATTATTGAAAGGCGAAAATATTACAGAGCAAGGAAAATACGCCGATAATATTGGGTATTCTCATTTTTTTGGAATGAAAAAGTATGAAAAATATGTTGTTGACGAGATTGAACTTCGGCTCTCTAAAATATTTCCGTATTGGTACAGGCAAATAAAAAACGCATTAGAGAAAGAAGGTGTTGTGGCGAATAATCTTCAGTTTGTTTAGTGAAACAAATTATGAATCCAAAATGGTAAAATAATACATCATGAGAGAATTTGAACAAAAAAAAATAGCGACCTCCTCTTCTTCTCCTTTTTTTGGACCAAAAATTCAAAAGAAACTAACCACAGGAACTGTTGGAGATAAATATGAAACAGAAGCCGATAATGTTGCTGATAAAGTAGTAAACAAACGTAAAACTGGAGGTTTACTGCAATCCAGAAGCGAAGAAGGTGTTCAGCAAAAACCTATTTCTGAAACCATATCAACAGTTCAAAAACAAGATTTGGCACAAGAAAAACCTTTACAAAAAAAGGGCAAGGAAAAAGAAGACGACAAGAAAGTCCAAAAAAAATCTGATAAAGACGAAGATAAAAAAGTACAGAAAAAAGGAGAAAAAGACGAAGACAAAAAAGTCCAAAAGAAATCTGATAAAGACGAAGATAAAAAAGTACAGAAAAAAGGAGAAAAAGACGAAGACAAGAAAGTCCAAAAGAAATCTGATAAGGACGAAGATAAAAAAGTACAGAAAAAAGGGGAAAAAGAAGAAGACAAGAAAGTCCAAAAAAAATCCGATAAGGACGAAGACAAAAAAGTTCAGAAAAAAGGAGAAAAAGACGAAGACAAGAAAGTTCAAAAGAAATGTGCTGATTGCGAGGGCGAAGACAAAAAGGCTCAGAAAAAAGAAGACAAAAAGGAAGAGAAAAAACCCGTTCAGGCAAAATTAGACGATTCAAACTCAGTAAATGAAGGAGTTGAAACTAACCTCAACAGCTCAAAAGGCGGTGGAAACGGAATGGACAAAAACACAAAGCAAGAAATGGAATCTGGTTTTGGAGCCGATTTTAGCAATGTAAACATCCACACAGACAGCAAAGCCGTTAAAATGAGTGAAGAATTGGGCGCACAAGCTTTTACACATGGTAATGATGTCTATTTCAATAAAGGAAAATACAATCCCGAATCCAAAGAAGGTAAACATTTGCTTGCGCACGAACTTACGCACACGATTCAGCAAACGGGAAGTAAGACATCGAATAATGTTCAGAAATTATCCGATTCTGATTGTGGTACAACTACAACCTTAAATTTATCCGGCTCGTGTTCTGAATTTGAAAACACCTGTTATACTGAAACTTTTATTCCTTCTAAAAGTGATGCTTTAAAAATAGTTATTGATGTAGATTATGTGACTCCTGTTGGCTCCTGGGTTAAAGAAGATTTCAGTGCTCAGGTTATCAAATGTGGTCTTTTAGATAACACTAATATAGGTTCAAAAAGATTATCACCGGGTAATATGCCTTCGACCTTAGAATTTAAGATTGCAAGTGTTACTCCGGGAGATAAATATTTCATTAGAATATATTCAAGATCAAGTTCGGCTTTAAAATCAAATTACACTGTAAGTCAATAAAAATATGCCAGTCTTAACCAAAAAAACAAATACGAATCCTTCGCACTCCGCGTCACATCATGACAAGGGGAAGGAATCTTTTTTTGGTGTACAGGCAAAATTGAATATAGGAAAATCTAACGATAAATATGAAGCTGAAGCCGATAGAGTTGCAGACCAAGTCGTTAGTAATAAACAAACAACAAAAGCAGACACTTTCTTTTCGCCATCACCGGTAGTACAAAAAAAACTGGCGGTTGATGTTCAAAAACGAGAAGAACAAAACAAAAAGATTCAGCGAAAAACTATAGCCGAAACCATAACTCCTGTTGTACAGCTTAAAGAGGAATTAATCCAAAATAAACTCGATTCCCGAGTACCGGAAAAACGAGAAATTAATCCGGCCTTTTCTTCAAAAACATTAATTCAGCATAAACTTGAAGATAAAGTTCAGAAAAAAGAGGAAACAATTCAGAATAAGACAGTTGTCAAAAAACCAGAAACTACGGCAACAAACACACTTTCACTAAAACCTTTAATCCAAAATAAAGGCGAAGAGGAAAATGTACAACAGAAAAAAGAAGACGATAAACAAGGTAAAGACGAGGAT is a window encoding:
- a CDS encoding DUF6734 family protein, which codes for MREEPRIIYSLDAFPISNNRWNEGNKFKETIYSTALSVLYSHLWYKDIELYADETAYKFLYMLPCRVSKISSNKDTVIWMKSKIDVIEKQTKPFIHLDNDAFIKKKIYFDFEKVIVEQNDYELYSMYQYRLDFFNQFTQDLDYWKPDLGYAFNCGVLGFRDLELRDKFLKAFYALEEIFIKNNNPGITKVEPCIVLEQYNLAALLHHHNIKPTLLLWKKNLFENSQLADKIGYTHIAGQKKYRIEIVQEIENRLSKLFPYWYKEVKNALAKEGIV
- a CDS encoding DUF6734 family protein codes for the protein MKQRHKMIYSLDVLPITNNRWNMGDKLKETIYMTALSILYSHLWYDEIELYVDEIGFKFLYMLPCAVTKVQNDNRIELWMKSKINAMELQTKPFVHVDTDIFIKKKIDFSFDDVIVERKEDTYEVHYKKQVEFFNKYTNNLPYWHNNLGYSYNCGIFGFNDLKLRDEFIKSYYDLEKIYVENQNSFSVLKQEGYETCILIEQYTLASLLNYKNNNPTTLLKGENITEQGKYADNIGYSHFFGMKKYEKYVVDEIELRLSKIFPYWYRQIKNALEKEGVVANNLQFV
- a CDS encoding DUF4157 domain-containing protein, coding for MREFEQKKIATSSSSPFFGPKIQKKLTTGTVGDKYETEADNVADKVVNKRKTGGLLQSRSEEGVQQKPISETISTVQKQDLAQEKPLQKKGKEKEDDKKVQKKSDKDEDKKVQKKGEKDEDKKVQKKSDKDEDKKVQKKGEKDEDKKVQKKSDKDEDKKVQKKGEKEEDKKVQKKSDKDEDKKVQKKGEKDEDKKVQKKCADCEGEDKKAQKKEDKKEEKKPVQAKLDDSNSVNEGVETNLNSSKGGGNGMDKNTKQEMESGFGADFSNVNIHTDSKAVKMSEELGAQAFTHGNDVYFNKGKYNPESKEGKHLLAHELTHTIQQTGSKTSNNVQKLSDSDCGTTTTLNLSGSCSEFENTCYTETFIPSKSDALKIVIDVDYVTPVGSWVKEDFSAQVIKCGLLDNTNIGSKRLSPGNMPSTLEFKIASVTPGDKYFIRIYSRSSSALKSNYTVSQ